One genomic region from Tripterygium wilfordii isolate XIE 37 chromosome 20, ASM1340144v1, whole genome shotgun sequence encodes:
- the LOC119987435 gene encoding mitochondrial inner membrane protein OXA1 yields MAAFMRSLSSRTTLVTRRVSPSFSCILHDKDDKRGKSIDEGPPQRRISDFLQQRSFGSSFNNSAAGFGPFFRDNRSSHYSGLPSAGLSFYRFMSSTGSEASDQIGLMSDVADVFTDATVQAVATQAPAVSEVAIAAADSFLPIAALQYLIDAVHSFTGFNWWASIALTTVLIRSATVPVLIHTLKSTSKLTIIMPRLQEIQEEIQKKGMDPVAVAEGQKEMNKLFKEHGVTPFTSLKGIFVQGPVFLCFFLAISNMVEKVPSFKTGGAYWFMDLTTPDSLYIFPVLTGLSFLITLQCNMHEGMEGNPIAGTMKKFLKVFALLSVPMTASFPTGIFFYWITSNMFSLVYGTALKAPGVKKYLGIPEIPKPPPGSKPPLSLLEMYQKMKEQASATQASATQATASQETFSPLLPAESSKATNQRISSSSVLSQRLKTLEKQSKWKNKNKKGYKPLSSSLGK; encoded by the exons ATGGCGGCTTTTATGCGTAGTCTCTCCTCTAGGACAACCCTTGTGACTCGACGAGTCAGTCCTTCTTTTAGTTGTATTCTCCATGATAAGGATGATAAAAGAGGTAAATCCATTGATGAAGGTCCACCACAAAGGAGAATCAGTGACTTCCTTCAACAGAGGTCATTTGGGAGCAGCTTTAATAACTCTGCTGCTGGTTTTGGCCCTTTCTTCAGGGATAATAGATCCTCACATTACTCTGGTTTGCCAAGTGCTGGTCTCTCCTTTTACCGGTTTATGTCGAGTACGGGCAGTGAGGCATCAGACCAGATTGGTCTGATGAGCGATGTTGCAGATGTTTTTACTGATGCAACCGTGCAAGCCGTGGCCACCCAGGCCCCAGCTGTGAGTGAGGTTGCAATTGCTGCAGCTGATTCATTCTTACCTATTGCAGCTCTTCAATATTTGATTGACGCGGTGCATTCATTTACCGGATTCAACTG GTGGGCTTCTATTGCTTTGACGACTGTGTTGATTAGAAGTGCAACAGTGCCGGTTTTAATACATACACTCAAATCTACTTCTAAACTTACA ATCATAATGCCACGCTTGCAGGAGATTCAGGAAGAGATACAAAAAAAA GGAATGGACCCGGTCGCTGTTGCTGAAGGTCAAAAAGAAATGAACAAGCTTTTTAAAGA ACATGGTGTTACTCCATTTACTTCATTAAAAGGGATCTTTGTTCAAGGTCCtgttttcctctgtttttttcttgCG ATTTCTAACATGGTGGAAAAAGTGCCGTCTTTTAAAACTGGTGGTGCATACTGGTTTATGGATCTCACAACTCCAGATAGTTTGTATATCTTTCCAGTTTTGACCGGTTTATCATTCCTTATAACACTCCAG TGCAACATGCATGAAGGTATGGAAGGAAATCCTATTGCTGGCACCATGAAAAAATTTCTAAAAGTCTTCGCTCTCCTTTCGGTTCCAATGACTGCGAGTTTTCCTACG ggcatatttttttattggattACATCCAACATGTTTTCACTCGTTTATGGAACAG ctCTTAAAGCTCCTGGGGTGAAGAAGTACTTGGGTATTCCTGAGATACCCAAGCCGCCACCTGGCAGTAAACCTCCTTTATCTCTGCTTGAAATGTaccaaaaaatgaaagaacaagCCTCCGCAACACAAGCCTCTGCAACACAAGCCACAGCAAGCCAGGAAACTTTCTCACCATTATTGCCTGCTGAATCATCGAAGGCTACAAACCAGAGAATATCATCATCTTCTGTTCTCAGTCAGAGGCTTAAAACTCTGGAAAAGCAATCaaagtggaaaaacaaaaacaagaagggGTATAAgcctctttcttcttcactgGGGAAATAG
- the LOC119986732 gene encoding uncharacterized protein LOC119986732 has protein sequence MGGAQALKRIPRIKFPQRRPNLSGSATKNEEASAAENPDLTFFSNSKVSNSVGGKASLQPKRTPVSNEEIEAILLGGCF, from the exons ATGGGAGGAGCACAAGCGCTAAAGAGGATCCCGCGCATCAAATTCCCACAGAGACGCCCAAACCTATCTG GTTCTGCAACCAAGAATGAAGAAGCATCTGCTGCAGAAAATCCTGATCTAACTTTCTTCTCAAATTCAAAGGTTTCAAATTCTGTGGGTGGGAAAGCTTCACTTCAGCCAAAGCGAACCCCAGTATCTAACGAGGAGATTGAGGCTATTTTG TTGGGTGGCTGCTTCTAA